The sequence TTTCCCGGTTATCTGCACCTTTCTCGCTTCCATTTTTATACTTTCACCATCACTCTAACTTCCTCCGCTCACCGGTAACCATGTATATAATCCGGGAGGCAATGTTGCACGCATGGTCACCGATTCGCTCTAAATGCAGTGCTACGAAGAGTAAATGCGAAGCGTTTGCTATACATCTCGGGTTTTCTATCATTATCATCATCAATTCCCGCCTCACCTGGTCGAATAGCGCATCTATCACATCATCTCGTTCCGAGAAATCTTCTAATATTCCTATATCTCGTGTGGAAAACGCCGTGAGGCAATCAGAAATCATACCCTGTGCAATCTCCGACATCCTCGGTACGTCAATCAGCGGTTTCGCAAATGGTTCATCACCTATCCTATGGACAATCTCGGCAATGTCACCCGCTAAGTCGCTTATCCTGTCGAAATCTGTGATTATCTTCATACACGTCCCTATTGTTCTCAAATCAGAAGCCATTGGCTGTTGCAATGCGAGCAGTCTCATACATCTGTTCTCTATATCAAATTCCAGCTCGTCTATTACTGCGTTTTCTTTTAGTATCCTCGATGCTAACGCTGTATCGCGCTGTACAAGCGCTTTAATGGCGTTCTTCGCAGATTCCCTCGCCAGTTCGCCCATCCTCTGCACTTCGTCCTTGAGCTTTTCCAAATCCTCTATGTATTCTTTCCTTACTGCCATCTCACCCAAACCTCCCGGTAATATAATCTTCAGTCCTCTTATCCTTCGGGCGCTCAAATATCTGTGTGGTCTCACCAAACTCTATCAGTTTGCCCATGAGGAAGAAAGCGGTAAAATCTGATACACGTGCTGCCTGCTGCATGTTATGCGTCACTATCACAATCGTATAATCCTTGTTCAATTTCCGCAGCAAAGCTTCTATCCTCGCGGTTGATACCGGGTCAAGTGCCGAACAGGGCT is a genomic window of Methanophagales archaeon containing:
- the phoU gene encoding phosphate signaling complex protein PhoU, with the protein product MAVRKEYIEDLEKLKDEVQRMGELARESAKNAIKALVQRDTALASRILKENAVIDELEFDIENRCMRLLALQQPMASDLRTIGTCMKIITDFDRISDLAGDIAEIVHRIGDEPFAKPLIDVPRMSEIAQGMISDCLTAFSTRDIGILEDFSERDDVIDALFDQVRRELMMIMIENPRCIANASHLLFVALHLERIGDHACNIASRIIYMVTGERRKLE